The following are from one region of the Dreissena polymorpha isolate Duluth1 chromosome 2, UMN_Dpol_1.0, whole genome shotgun sequence genome:
- the LOC127868167 gene encoding temptin-like, which translates to MGLGSALCFVAFIAIVLMEVAGHPGFRDLFPNGHVVPDPCSGIPGDTWHRVGHLIKRKEDDVAKKQYNNFGKDFLEKKNRVGMGAEEIWPDLCKLDSDGDGRTNGVELGDPNCLWYFGEPSPANMTIYHPGIPENANGTLTEQTRSSFCNLPLVTNATSTTTAATP; encoded by the exons ATGGGTTTGGGAAGTGCTCTTTGTTTTGTTGCGTTTATTGCAATTGTTTTAATGGAGGTTGCCGGGCATCCGGGCTTCAGGGATCTCTTCCCGAACGGACACGTAGTCCCGGACCCGTGCTCGGGTATCCCGGGTGACACGTGGCATAGAGTGGGTCACCTGATCAAGAGAAAGGAAGATGACGTGGCCAAAAAGCAGTACAACAACTTTGGCAAG GATTTCCTTGAAAAGAAGAATCGAGTTGGAATGGGCGCAGAAGAAATATGGCCGGATCTCTGTAAACTGGATTCAGATGGGGACGGACGTACAAACGGAGTGGAGCTCGGGGATCCCAATTGTTTGTGGTATTTTGGCGAACCGTCCCCGGCAAACATGACTATATATCATCCTG GTATTCCCGAAAATGCCAATGGGACGCTGACGGAGCAGACGAGATCATCATTTTGTAATCTCCCTCTGGTGACTAATGCTACATCAACAACCACCGCAGCAACACCGTAA
- the LOC127868152 gene encoding uncharacterized protein LOC127868152 isoform X1 — MNRPAEYQREDSMKTRMDKMDKDIDFLKIAITEIQQLVRSLANIKTKPKRKQTLSPTKAGPSAVTIDLLTQVHMQEALRKNFSLFRDLCLDDGHILDRLFECDCITFDDYQAIRSKQTNHEMIRALIFKIRNRAPSIIKFLSVMKEDPANEELCNKFNISLSQIKKENQNKAKCAICVLKATVDIRDIVYTLWSEKIISEETFELVGNQDNMYSSKLTQLFWENVTESIRESNEKLEEIVIASLQEKYAHLTPGLIDRKGMFLSFECCYCRHQNFRLRTKASDVSDSFTDLSTTSEYPNSENDSAQSSIFTDYEEEYSSREVVVRRDQTISANIRLENRKEKIKEANTLLKRERLSSIVSMADDEFVLESEPNNTTSNRQTNDAIETVEERRKGKSVKGSPRQSVHFNVINNSIRSDICRVCNLEIGETRRLFSDTPTQTDPVDNAYGMPSKRLNPDEYNREQYKGDAKVVAGALALSDTSSDAESKDKRYQKDTSRAHKTFLNPAPLKTTVRVNAKYDKPDSASNVQSIISLFNRT; from the exons ATGAACAGGCCTGCGGAATATCAAAGAGAA GATTCGATGAAAACACGTATGGATAAAATGGATAAAGATATTGATTTTTTGAAAATAGCAATCACTGAAATACAACAATTAGTTCGAAGTTTAGCCAACATAAAAACTAAACCAAAGAGGAAACAAACCTTGTCGCCAACTAAAGCGG GACCTTCCGCCGTAACGATAGATTTGTTAACACAAGTCCACATGCAAGAGGCATTGAGGAAAAATTTCAGCCTGTTTCGGGATTTATGTCTGGACGATGGGCATATTTTGGACCGTCTATTTGAATGTGATTGCATTACTTTTGATGATTACCAGGCAATTCGTTCAAAACAGACCAACCATGAAATGATCCGTGCActtatatttaaaataagaaaccGGGCACCGTCTATTATTAAGTTTCTAAGCGTCATGAAAGAAGATCCTGCAAATGAAGAGTTATGTAACAAATTTAACATATCATTAAGTcagataaaaaaagaaaatcaaaacaaaGCGAAATGTGCAATATGTGTATTAAAGGCAACAGTTGATATAAGAGATATAGTTTATACACTGTGGAGCGAGAAGATAATTAGTGAAGAAACATTCGAACTTGTGGGTAATCAAGATAATATGTATAGTAGTAAACTTACACAATTGTTTTGGGAGAACGTTACGGAAAGTATACGTGAATCAAACGAAAAACTGGAAGAAATAGTTATTGCATCTCTGCAAGAAAAATACGCGCATTTAACCCCAGGTCTCATTGATAGAAAAGGAATGTTCTTGTCTTTCGAATGTTGCTATTGTCGACACCAGAATTTTCGTCTCCGCACTAAAGCATCCGATGTATCAGATTCTTTTACTGACCTCAGCACCACATCGGAGTATCCAAACTCTGAAAACGATTCCGCACAGTCGTCAATATTCACAGACTACGAAGAAGAGTACTCATCCAGAGAGGTCGTAGTTCGGAGGGACCAAACTATATCTGCGAATATTCGTTTGGAGAATAGGAAAGAGAAAATCAAAGAGGCCAATACACTTTTGAAAAGAGAACGGTTGTCTTCAATAGTTTCTATGGCGGATGATGAATTTGTATTGGAATCCGAACCTAATAATACGACTTCCAACAGACAAACAAATGACGCTATCGAGACGGTAGAAGAGAGGCGAAAAGGCAAGAGTGTAAAAGGTTCTCCCAGACAGAGTGTTCATTTTAACGTCATTAACAATAGCATACGCTCAGATATATGCCGAGTGTGTAATTTGGAGATAGGCGAAACTCGAAGGTTATTTTCAGACACTCCTACACAAACTGACCCGGTCGATAATGCATATGGCATGCCAAGTAAAAGACTTAATCCTGATGAATATAATCGTGAACAGTATAAGGGGGATGCGAAAGTAGTTGCTGGAGCTTTGGCTCTCTCTGACACATCAAGTGATGCAGAATCTAAAGATAAACGGTATCAAAAGGACACAAGTCGCGCTCATAAAACGTTCCTTAATCCTGCACCATTAAAGACAACTGTCCGCGTGAACGCTAAATATGACAAGCCAGACTCGGCATCAAACGTTCAgtcaataatttcattatttaacagAACATGA
- the LOC127868152 gene encoding uncharacterized protein LOC127868152 isoform X2, with protein sequence MKTRMDKMDKDIDFLKIAITEIQQLVRSLANIKTKPKRKQTLSPTKAGPSAVTIDLLTQVHMQEALRKNFSLFRDLCLDDGHILDRLFECDCITFDDYQAIRSKQTNHEMIRALIFKIRNRAPSIIKFLSVMKEDPANEELCNKFNISLSQIKKENQNKAKCAICVLKATVDIRDIVYTLWSEKIISEETFELVGNQDNMYSSKLTQLFWENVTESIRESNEKLEEIVIASLQEKYAHLTPGLIDRKGMFLSFECCYCRHQNFRLRTKASDVSDSFTDLSTTSEYPNSENDSAQSSIFTDYEEEYSSREVVVRRDQTISANIRLENRKEKIKEANTLLKRERLSSIVSMADDEFVLESEPNNTTSNRQTNDAIETVEERRKGKSVKGSPRQSVHFNVINNSIRSDICRVCNLEIGETRRLFSDTPTQTDPVDNAYGMPSKRLNPDEYNREQYKGDAKVVAGALALSDTSSDAESKDKRYQKDTSRAHKTFLNPAPLKTTVRVNAKYDKPDSASNVQSIISLFNRT encoded by the exons ATGAAAACACGTATGGATAAAATGGATAAAGATATTGATTTTTTGAAAATAGCAATCACTGAAATACAACAATTAGTTCGAAGTTTAGCCAACATAAAAACTAAACCAAAGAGGAAACAAACCTTGTCGCCAACTAAAGCGG GACCTTCCGCCGTAACGATAGATTTGTTAACACAAGTCCACATGCAAGAGGCATTGAGGAAAAATTTCAGCCTGTTTCGGGATTTATGTCTGGACGATGGGCATATTTTGGACCGTCTATTTGAATGTGATTGCATTACTTTTGATGATTACCAGGCAATTCGTTCAAAACAGACCAACCATGAAATGATCCGTGCActtatatttaaaataagaaaccGGGCACCGTCTATTATTAAGTTTCTAAGCGTCATGAAAGAAGATCCTGCAAATGAAGAGTTATGTAACAAATTTAACATATCATTAAGTcagataaaaaaagaaaatcaaaacaaaGCGAAATGTGCAATATGTGTATTAAAGGCAACAGTTGATATAAGAGATATAGTTTATACACTGTGGAGCGAGAAGATAATTAGTGAAGAAACATTCGAACTTGTGGGTAATCAAGATAATATGTATAGTAGTAAACTTACACAATTGTTTTGGGAGAACGTTACGGAAAGTATACGTGAATCAAACGAAAAACTGGAAGAAATAGTTATTGCATCTCTGCAAGAAAAATACGCGCATTTAACCCCAGGTCTCATTGATAGAAAAGGAATGTTCTTGTCTTTCGAATGTTGCTATTGTCGACACCAGAATTTTCGTCTCCGCACTAAAGCATCCGATGTATCAGATTCTTTTACTGACCTCAGCACCACATCGGAGTATCCAAACTCTGAAAACGATTCCGCACAGTCGTCAATATTCACAGACTACGAAGAAGAGTACTCATCCAGAGAGGTCGTAGTTCGGAGGGACCAAACTATATCTGCGAATATTCGTTTGGAGAATAGGAAAGAGAAAATCAAAGAGGCCAATACACTTTTGAAAAGAGAACGGTTGTCTTCAATAGTTTCTATGGCGGATGATGAATTTGTATTGGAATCCGAACCTAATAATACGACTTCCAACAGACAAACAAATGACGCTATCGAGACGGTAGAAGAGAGGCGAAAAGGCAAGAGTGTAAAAGGTTCTCCCAGACAGAGTGTTCATTTTAACGTCATTAACAATAGCATACGCTCAGATATATGCCGAGTGTGTAATTTGGAGATAGGCGAAACTCGAAGGTTATTTTCAGACACTCCTACACAAACTGACCCGGTCGATAATGCATATGGCATGCCAAGTAAAAGACTTAATCCTGATGAATATAATCGTGAACAGTATAAGGGGGATGCGAAAGTAGTTGCTGGAGCTTTGGCTCTCTCTGACACATCAAGTGATGCAGAATCTAAAGATAAACGGTATCAAAAGGACACAAGTCGCGCTCATAAAACGTTCCTTAATCCTGCACCATTAAAGACAACTGTCCGCGTGAACGCTAAATATGACAAGCCAGACTCGGCATCAAACGTTCAgtcaataatttcattatttaacagAACATGA
- the LOC127868152 gene encoding uncharacterized protein LOC127868152 isoform X3 codes for MQEALRKNFSLFRDLCLDDGHILDRLFECDCITFDDYQAIRSKQTNHEMIRALIFKIRNRAPSIIKFLSVMKEDPANEELCNKFNISLSQIKKENQNKAKCAICVLKATVDIRDIVYTLWSEKIISEETFELVGNQDNMYSSKLTQLFWENVTESIRESNEKLEEIVIASLQEKYAHLTPGLIDRKGMFLSFECCYCRHQNFRLRTKASDVSDSFTDLSTTSEYPNSENDSAQSSIFTDYEEEYSSREVVVRRDQTISANIRLENRKEKIKEANTLLKRERLSSIVSMADDEFVLESEPNNTTSNRQTNDAIETVEERRKGKSVKGSPRQSVHFNVINNSIRSDICRVCNLEIGETRRLFSDTPTQTDPVDNAYGMPSKRLNPDEYNREQYKGDAKVVAGALALSDTSSDAESKDKRYQKDTSRAHKTFLNPAPLKTTVRVNAKYDKPDSASNVQSIISLFNRT; via the coding sequence ATGCAAGAGGCATTGAGGAAAAATTTCAGCCTGTTTCGGGATTTATGTCTGGACGATGGGCATATTTTGGACCGTCTATTTGAATGTGATTGCATTACTTTTGATGATTACCAGGCAATTCGTTCAAAACAGACCAACCATGAAATGATCCGTGCActtatatttaaaataagaaaccGGGCACCGTCTATTATTAAGTTTCTAAGCGTCATGAAAGAAGATCCTGCAAATGAAGAGTTATGTAACAAATTTAACATATCATTAAGTcagataaaaaaagaaaatcaaaacaaaGCGAAATGTGCAATATGTGTATTAAAGGCAACAGTTGATATAAGAGATATAGTTTATACACTGTGGAGCGAGAAGATAATTAGTGAAGAAACATTCGAACTTGTGGGTAATCAAGATAATATGTATAGTAGTAAACTTACACAATTGTTTTGGGAGAACGTTACGGAAAGTATACGTGAATCAAACGAAAAACTGGAAGAAATAGTTATTGCATCTCTGCAAGAAAAATACGCGCATTTAACCCCAGGTCTCATTGATAGAAAAGGAATGTTCTTGTCTTTCGAATGTTGCTATTGTCGACACCAGAATTTTCGTCTCCGCACTAAAGCATCCGATGTATCAGATTCTTTTACTGACCTCAGCACCACATCGGAGTATCCAAACTCTGAAAACGATTCCGCACAGTCGTCAATATTCACAGACTACGAAGAAGAGTACTCATCCAGAGAGGTCGTAGTTCGGAGGGACCAAACTATATCTGCGAATATTCGTTTGGAGAATAGGAAAGAGAAAATCAAAGAGGCCAATACACTTTTGAAAAGAGAACGGTTGTCTTCAATAGTTTCTATGGCGGATGATGAATTTGTATTGGAATCCGAACCTAATAATACGACTTCCAACAGACAAACAAATGACGCTATCGAGACGGTAGAAGAGAGGCGAAAAGGCAAGAGTGTAAAAGGTTCTCCCAGACAGAGTGTTCATTTTAACGTCATTAACAATAGCATACGCTCAGATATATGCCGAGTGTGTAATTTGGAGATAGGCGAAACTCGAAGGTTATTTTCAGACACTCCTACACAAACTGACCCGGTCGATAATGCATATGGCATGCCAAGTAAAAGACTTAATCCTGATGAATATAATCGTGAACAGTATAAGGGGGATGCGAAAGTAGTTGCTGGAGCTTTGGCTCTCTCTGACACATCAAGTGATGCAGAATCTAAAGATAAACGGTATCAAAAGGACACAAGTCGCGCTCATAAAACGTTCCTTAATCCTGCACCATTAAAGACAACTGTCCGCGTGAACGCTAAATATGACAAGCCAGACTCGGCATCAAACGTTCAgtcaataatttcattatttaacagAACATGA